In Methanoregula formicica SMSP, the DNA window GTGTTTGTCCAGTCATGGTAGACCATTTTTTTGTGGGAACGTGCGGAAGATAAAGCACACGGAACAGATCCCGATCAGGATGCCGCATGCTTGCGATCGGTTACACTAATTTTTAATAATACCAGAGCAGATGTTATAGAGCATCAGACCAATCGAGGGCTCGTGGTCTAGTTGGCTATGACGTCGCCTTGACATGGCGGAGGTCCTGAGTTCGAATCTCAGCGGGCCCATCTTCTTTGTTTTCTCAAAACGTTTTTTCTGACGGTGACGTTTGTCCGGCCGAAGCGCTCTGAAAAATTATCTCGCCCGTCCTATTGTATTGTCTCATAATCGATGGTGATCTCCTCGCCCGCAGCAATGTCCTGGCTTGCAAAGTAGCGCGAGTCCTTGTCCCGAAACGTGTTGGGTTCTGCGGAATGGTTCAGGTACCATCCGATCTCCATGTACCCGAAATCATGGGGCACATAACACCCCTCCTTTGTTTCTAATCCATAATGGCGGCTGAACACCGCCAGCACCTGATTGCCCGTCATGTTCGTTGTTGTCACAAGCCGGGGGTCCGGGCCGGGAAAGAGCCGCAAAAAGGTACCTTTCCGGATCCCGTGCGTGCAGAAGACCCCCACGCCATCATGGGGCGAGGGGCAG includes these proteins:
- a CDS encoding SET domain-containing protein, coding for MHIRDIPLDTSGILKDETTELSFMLCPSPHDGVGVFCTHGIRKGTFLRLFPGPDPRLVTTTNMTGNQVLAVFSRHYGLETKEGCYVPHDFGYMEIGWYLNHSAEPNTFRDKDSRYFASQDIAAGEEITIDYETIQ